In Brachybacterium fresconis, the genomic stretch CATCGTGTTCCTGGACGAACCGACCACCGGTTTGGACCCGGAGCGGCGCATCGAGGTGTGGAGGGCCATCGAGAAGCTCGCCGCGAGCGGGACGACGGTTCTGCTGACCACGCAGTACCTCGACGAAGCCGAGGAGCTCGCCGACCGCATCGCGATCCTCCACCAGGGCCGGATCATCGTGGCCGGATCCCTCGATGAGCTCACACGGCTGCTCCCGCCGGCGACGGTCGAGTACGTCGAGAAGCAGCCATCGCTGGAGGACATCTTCCTCACGCTCGTCGGCGACCGCGGCCCAGAGGACACCAGCGGCGCTCCCGCCGCGGAACCAGGAAAGAAGTAGAAGGCGATCATGACAACGCACTTCGTCGTCGACACCGCGACCCTCACCGGGCGGTCTCTGAAGCACATCACCCGCAGCCCGGACACGATCATCACGACGGCGTTCATGCCGATCGCGATCATGCTGTTGTTCGTCTACGTCCTCGGCGGCGCGATCGAGACCGGATCCGAGACAGGCCGCGCATACATCGACTACATGCTGCCCGGCATCCTGCTGATCACCGTGGCGATGGGTATCTCCTACACGGGGTATCGCCTGTTCACCGATCTGAGGTCCGGGATCTTCGACCGGTTCCATTCCATGCCCATCTCCCGCTCGTCCGCGCTGTGGGCGCACGTGCTGACCTCGCTGGTGGCGAACGTCATCTCGGTCGCGATCGTGGTGGGCGTCGCCCTCCTGATGGGGTTTCGGACCGGGGCGAGCCTGCTCGACTGGCTCGCCGTCGCCGGTATTCTGGCCGTGTTCGTCCTGGCTCTGACCTGGGTCGCCGTGATCGCCGGCCTGTCGGCGAGCTCGATCGAGGGCGCGACCGTGTTCTCCTATCCGCTGATCTTCCTGCCGTTCATCAGCTCCGCGTTCGTGCCGACCGAGTCCATGCCCGGGCCGGTGCGCTGGTTCGCCGAGCACCAGCCCGTGACCCCGATCGTCAACACGCTCCGTGA encodes the following:
- a CDS encoding ABC transporter permease, with protein sequence MTTHFVVDTATLTGRSLKHITRSPDTIITTAFMPIAIMLLFVYVLGGAIETGSETGRAYIDYMLPGILLITVAMGISYTGYRLFTDLRSGIFDRFHSMPISRSSALWAHVLTSLVANVISVAIVVGVALLMGFRTGASLLDWLAVAGILAVFVLALTWVAVIAGLSASSIEGATVFSYPLIFLPFISSAFVPTESMPGPVRWFAEHQPVTPIVNTLRDLFAQQPVGDDIWVALAWCVGILVGAYLTAIVIYRRTIT